GGCGGCAGCTCCTCCTGCCGGTAGGTGAGCACCAGGCCCAGGTGCGGTGGCAGGTCGCGGGCCAGGAGAAGGAGCAGCTCGCGGGTGGCTTCGTCCACCCAGTGCAGATCCTCGATGACCAGGATCGCAGTGCCGCAGGCCTCCAGGACCGCGCGCACCGCCCGTACCAGCTGGTAGCGCTCAGCCCCGGTCTCCTGCACGTCGGCAGGGGCGGGAGGCAAATGGTCGGTCAGTTCCGGCAGCAGCGGCGACAGCACGCCGGCCAGCGGGGACATCTCGGGGGCCGACGGCAGGTAGGGGCCGGCCTGGCGAAGAGCGTCGATGACCGGCCCATAGGGAAAAGGTTCGCGCAGCGGGTGGCAGGACCCGTACAGGACCCGCCCGCCCTGGCCGACCAAGTCGACGGTCACCTCGCTGACCAGGCGGGACTTGCCGACCCCAGCCTCTCCCTCGATCAGTACCACTGCGGGTGGATGCTGCAGAGCGCCCCGCAGCAGACCGGACTCCCGTCGACGGCCCACAAAGGCGAAACCCCCGCCGCCCGCGGCGCGGGGGCTGGGATCGAGACCCATCATCATGACGCACCCAGCCGTTCACCACGGCCACGGGCCGGGCGGCTGCCCGTTACATCCCGCATCTTCCCGCAACCTCGTAGACACCACGCTAATCCAGCTCCCGAGAAGCGCGAAAGGGACGACCGTCAGATGATCGCGGCCTCGTTGATCAAGAAGACTCTCGCTTTCGGCCCGGGCGCAGTGTCCTCGCGCTTGCCTCGGGCGTCTGCATGAATCGCATGTGACATTTCACATGCTACTAACGGTGTCCCTCCCCTGTTCGGGAGCCCCTGCCGTCCTTAACATCCGCGCCATGGATCTCGAGGTACGGCATTTGCGAGTGATCTGCTCGATTGCGGAGGCCGGGAGTCTCACCCGCGCCGCTGCATCGCTGGGCATGACCCAGCCAGGGCTCAGCGCCCAGCTGCGGCGCATCGAGATCATGCTGGGCGGGGCGATCTTCGACCGTGGACAAGCCGGTGCCGTCCCCACAACGTTCGGCGAGCTGGTGCTCACGCGAGCACGTGCCATCCTGCCGGGTATCGACGGCATGCTTGCCGACACCGCCCGCGCCGCGCGCTGCCGAACGACACCCGACCGCGTCCGCCTCGGATCGGTGGGCGCCCCGGTGCTTGCCGATCTCATCGTGGCGGTAAGGGAGTTGACGCCCCGATCGGAGGTGACGGTCCGATGCCAGTACTCCCCGTCGCCACTACTCGACGACCTCGCCGCGGGACGCCTGGAGGGCGCGGTCCTCGGTGACAACCCTGGCCAGGAGCTCTCGCCACGCGATGAAGTCGTACTGCGTCCACTGGCCACCGAGCCCGTCTTCGCCCTGCTCCCGTCCGCCCACCCGCTCGCAGAGCAGGAAGAGGTGAGCCTGAACCAGCTCATCGAGGAGGACTGGGCCGTGCCCCACCCGGACACCGACCGCACCCGGGAATACTGGGCGTCCGTCTTCGCCCTGGCGGACCGCCAACCGAAGACGCCCTTCGAGGCGGAGGGCCGGCAGCTGATCGAGCTCGTACGAGCGGGCCTGGCCGTCAGCCTCTGCCAGGCCACGTTCATCGCGGTGCCCGGCGTCGCGGTCCGCCCTCTCGCCGGGAATCCGATCTGGTACCGCCATGTGCTCGCCTGGCGTCGCGACGGCCCGCTCGCCGCACACGGCGACGAGATCTTCCGCAGGGTCGGCAACGGCTATCAGGCCACCTGCGCCGCCACTCCGGCGTACGCACGGTGGCGCGAACGCCATCCGCGCTCGGTGCGGCTGCTGGACTGAACCACTGCCCGGCCGCCGACCCCTGGGGCGACGGGGTACGGGCAGTGGCCGCGGTGGATGGCGACCGAGGACACTACGGTCGCCATCCACCGCAGCGGCCTACTGCTTGGTGATCGATATGTCGTCGTGGAGAGGACTGCTGCTCTTGACGTCGATCCGGACTCCGGTGGTGGGATCGGTGAAGGACTGTCCGGGTCGGAACGCGGCCATGTCCAGCGGCAGGCAGCCCGACGGCGGTGTGGCCTCGGGGTTGCCGTTGACGACCTGGATCGGACCGTAGCCCGTCTGGGTGGACGAGTCGACCTTGTAGATGAGCACTCCGGTCGAACACGCCTTGGCATCGCCGCGGATGGCCCTGCGGGACTCGGCGACGTACGCGGTGGTCTCGCCGGTGCGGATCACCGCGATCTTGGTTCCGCCGGGGCTCTCGACGGCCTTCAGGTGGACGGCGCGGCTGCCGCCCGCGGAAAGGCAGGCGACCTGGTTGTCGTCGATCCAGCCGAACTTCCAGCGATGCCAGCCGACGTGCGCCGGGGCGGGACCGGCGATATTGCCCATGAGGTCCCAGCCGTGGACGTAGCGGTGGTAGTCGGTGCCGGTGAAGGCATACAGGTCGGGCAGCCCGAAGATGTGGCTGGTCTCGTGGTTGACGACCTTGTGGCCCCAGCGCCACATGTCCTGGCCGAACGTCACCCCCCACTTGACGCGCTTGCCGTCGGCGACGATGCCGGCAGTGGCGGGGTCGTACAGGTAGGTCGGGGAGAACTTGATCGCCTTCGCGGCCTTGGTCGGGACGATGTAGACCATGTCGTACTGGGAGAAGTCGACATCCGGATCAGCGGCCTGGACCGCCTGACGCACGTACAACTCGTGCTCTTCGAAGGTGATCCCGCGGTCGAAGCCGTAGGTGGTGGATTCCTGCGGCATCCGCAGCCAGCGGTCCACCGGGGTGATGTCGAGCTTGACTCGCCCGTAGGAGTCCTTCTGCATCCAGTCGGCCGCCGGGGCGAGTTCGTCGTAGTAGCCGGCGGTGGAGTCGGTGGCCTGGGCGTCGGGAAAGTCGACGAACAGCATCAGCGCGTGCTTGGTGCCGATGGGCCGCTGGAACTGGTTGTAGTCGGTGTCATGACCCTCGTCGGTCCAGCCTGTCCTGCCGGGGAGAGCGCAGTCGGCGGGGGAGGTGGTGGTGGCCGGGTGCTCCGAGACGGCACTCGCCACTGGGGTGGCCACCGCCAGGGGGATGAGCACGGTCAACGCGACTCCGAGCCGCCGGACCTTGCGGGTGTGTCTGTGCATTTCCTCAATTCCCTTCTTGCGGTGGCTGCCGGACGTCAGGTGCGTCCGGCAGCCATGTTCATAAGGCGGGCCAGGACGCGGTCACCGGAGGCGGTGACCCCGTCGTGTTCCCACTCGTTGGTGACCCAGGCGCGCACCGCTCCGACCGAGTGCGCGGTCTGCAGCGACAGGTCTGCGTCCACGTACATGTCGTCGTGGTAGATCACCGCGGCCACGGGTACCTGGTTGGCCGCCAGCCGTGGCAGGTTGTAGAGCTCGGGCCAGTCGGACCGTTCGGCCAGCAGCTCGACCGCCTCCGCGAAGGGGCGCAGGCCCGCGATCTCCCCGAACATCCAGGGGTAGAACATCTCGCTGGTGAACAGCAGCGGATCGGCTTCCTCGTCGAACTCCGGGAAGGCGGCCATGAGGCGGGCGGCCGCCCAGTCGGCAGGCTTGCCTCCCTGGCCGTAGATGGATTCCTGCAATACGGCGAAGAGCGGGTTGTCGGCGAAGGCGGTCAGATTCATCACCTGGTACAGGAATGTCGCCGACAGCTCGCCGTCGGGGCCGAACGCCTCGTCCAGCAGCCAGTGCAGGCGTTCCAAGCCGTCACCCATGCCCAGCATCAGGCCGAGGGTGCGCAGCCGCCGCACGGTGAGCTGGTCGCCGTCGGGGAGTTGGACGGTCCCGCGGTCCAGGAGATCCGCGATCCGCCGGATCAGTTCACGATCACCGGGACAGCGGTCGTAGTAGGCGGTCACCTTGTCCCTGACCCGTGGATAGGTCGCGGCGTAGACGTCGTCGGCGGTGACGTCCAGTCCGGGCAGTCCGCCGGTGACGTAGCAGGCGCGCAGCCCGTCGGGGGCATGCGAGAGGTAGGTGAGGGTGATGAAGCCGCCGTAGCTCTGGCCGAGCGTCTCCCACGGCTCGCCGCCGCACAACTGATGCCTGATCAGTTCCGCATCCGCGACGATCGAGTCGGCGCGGAAAAAGGCGAGATGGTCGGCCAGCGCCCGGCCGGAGGAGAACCGCTCGGCCGATCGGGCAGTCACCGGGGTGCTGCGTCCGGTACCTCGCTGGTCCATCAGCAGCACCCGGTGGGTCTTGAGCGCATGGCTGAGCCAGCCGGCCGTGGCGTTGAGCGGCCGCGGCGACTTGCCTCCCGGCCCGCCCTGCAGATAGAGCAGCCACGGCAGCTTCTTCCCGGCCAGGGCCGGGTCGGCCAACTCCCGTACGAACACCTCGATCGAGGCGCCGGTGGGGTCGGCGTGATTGAGCGGAACCGTGACGACGTGATCGGTCACCGCGAGCCCGGGGAGGCGATAGGTGCGGCTCATGGGGTCCTCCCTGCCGAGAGCGGCTCGGGGTAGTGGCAGGCGACTTCCTGGCCCGGAGCGATCAACCGCAGGGCGGGCCGCTCGGCGATACAGCGCTCGGCCGCCCTGGGACACCGGGTGCGGAACGGGCAGCCGCTGGGGGGATTGAGCGGACTGGGCAGGTCGCCCCCGAGCACGATCCGCTCGCGGGACCGCTCGGCGTCCGGGTCGGGCAGGGGCACCGCCGACAGCAGGGCATGGGTATAGGGGTGCGCGGCCCGATCGAACAACGTGGCCCGGTCGGCCGTTTCCACCACCGTGCCGAGGTACATGACGGCGATGCGGGTACTGATCTGGCGGACCGCCCCGAGGTCGTGCGCGATGAACACGTAAGCGAGCCCGTAGTCCTCCTGAAGATCCTTGAGCAGGTTGAGGATCTGCGCCTGCACCGACACGTCGAGCGCGGAGACCGGCTCGTCGCAG
The Streptomyces lunaelactis genome window above contains:
- a CDS encoding LysR family transcriptional regulator; translated protein: MDLEVRHLRVICSIAEAGSLTRAAASLGMTQPGLSAQLRRIEIMLGGAIFDRGQAGAVPTTFGELVLTRARAILPGIDGMLADTARAARCRTTPDRVRLGSVGAPVLADLIVAVRELTPRSEVTVRCQYSPSPLLDDLAAGRLEGAVLGDNPGQELSPRDEVVLRPLATEPVFALLPSAHPLAEQEEVSLNQLIEEDWAVPHPDTDRTREYWASVFALADRQPKTPFEAEGRQLIELVRAGLAVSLCQATFIAVPGVAVRPLAGNPIWYRHVLAWRRDGPLAAHGDEIFRRVGNGYQATCAATPAYARWRERHPRSVRLLD
- a CDS encoding M6 family metalloprotease domain-containing protein, with translation MHRHTRKVRRLGVALTVLIPLAVATPVASAVSEHPATTTSPADCALPGRTGWTDEGHDTDYNQFQRPIGTKHALMLFVDFPDAQATDSTAGYYDELAPAADWMQKDSYGRVKLDITPVDRWLRMPQESTTYGFDRGITFEEHELYVRQAVQAADPDVDFSQYDMVYIVPTKAAKAIKFSPTYLYDPATAGIVADGKRVKWGVTFGQDMWRWGHKVVNHETSHIFGLPDLYAFTGTDYHRYVHGWDLMGNIAGPAPAHVGWHRWKFGWIDDNQVACLSAGGSRAVHLKAVESPGGTKIAVIRTGETTAYVAESRRAIRGDAKACSTGVLIYKVDSSTQTGYGPIQVVNGNPEATPPSGCLPLDMAAFRPGQSFTDPTTGVRIDVKSSSPLHDDISITKQ
- a CDS encoding alpha/beta fold hydrolase; this encodes MSRTYRLPGLAVTDHVVTVPLNHADPTGASIEVFVRELADPALAGKKLPWLLYLQGGPGGKSPRPLNATAGWLSHALKTHRVLLMDQRGTGRSTPVTARSAERFSSGRALADHLAFFRADSIVADAELIRHQLCGGEPWETLGQSYGGFITLTYLSHAPDGLRACYVTGGLPGLDVTADDVYAATYPRVRDKVTAYYDRCPGDRELIRRIADLLDRGTVQLPDGDQLTVRRLRTLGLMLGMGDGLERLHWLLDEAFGPDGELSATFLYQVMNLTAFADNPLFAVLQESIYGQGGKPADWAAARLMAAFPEFDEEADPLLFTSEMFYPWMFGEIAGLRPFAEAVELLAERSDWPELYNLPRLAANQVPVAAVIYHDDMYVDADLSLQTAHSVGAVRAWVTNEWEHDGVTASGDRVLARLMNMAAGRT